Proteins from one Pirellulales bacterium genomic window:
- a CDS encoding YifB family Mg chelatase-like AAA ATPase yields the protein MAIKLVQQRQQFLQELLKRDHTLNGGILYGLDGYIIEMQARAMDILRRPMHFGAVRNGDGPVTKISGMARGAISESIDRITGAFAKWGIPDTEVSILINLAPADLPKEGTWLDLPLAILMLQASGYLPKLSDQMEGDLILMGELGLHGEVRRVPGALSIAFTAKPGQSLIVPTGNEKECALILAKPGYDGCNVYPVSTLDEVIQFFQHKRPLENALQGGVTFQDYIPKAVDFGQILGQEKAKEAACIAAAGGHNLLMIGPPGEGKSLIAGAIPGILPRLSNAEKVDLTKIYSAYGALEHDGMAVTRRPMRNIHHTASKQSLIGGGSGRPRPGEITLAHLGVLFLDEIAEFSRATLEALRQPIESGRIVVSRVGGSFEYPCRFTLVAAMNPCPCGFYGTESCTCRPQDVEKYHHKISGPILDRIDLQVELNRLSTSERFGETKNDLSPRLRAKIEAARVRQQDRFNGLDIPYNAAIPAGQIRELCNFSLPAFDHYKSLIGNHLLSTRSMDRLAKVARTVADLDNSDQIVEKHIDKAGSFVIGGMLRESS from the coding sequence ATGGCGATCAAATTAGTACAGCAGCGGCAACAGTTTTTGCAGGAACTTTTAAAGCGAGACCACACGCTTAACGGCGGGATTCTGTATGGATTAGACGGTTATATCATTGAGATGCAAGCACGTGCGATGGATATCTTACGACGTCCGATGCACTTCGGTGCGGTAAGGAATGGTGACGGGCCAGTTACAAAAATCTCTGGCATGGCCCGTGGTGCGATTTCCGAATCAATCGATCGAATCACGGGTGCATTTGCTAAATGGGGAATCCCCGATACTGAAGTTTCAATCCTGATAAATTTAGCACCCGCCGATTTGCCGAAGGAAGGAACGTGGCTGGATTTACCGCTAGCAATACTAATGTTGCAGGCAAGTGGCTATCTGCCAAAGCTCTCCGATCAGATGGAAGGAGATCTGATTCTCATGGGAGAGTTAGGCTTACACGGAGAAGTTCGTCGAGTTCCGGGCGCACTTTCGATTGCATTTACGGCGAAGCCCGGCCAATCTCTCATCGTGCCAACAGGAAACGAGAAAGAGTGCGCTTTAATTCTAGCGAAACCTGGATACGACGGGTGCAATGTGTATCCCGTTTCAACGCTTGACGAAGTAATCCAATTTTTTCAACACAAGCGGCCACTGGAAAATGCGTTGCAAGGCGGCGTGACGTTTCAGGATTATATCCCTAAGGCTGTGGACTTCGGTCAAATATTAGGACAGGAAAAAGCAAAGGAAGCTGCATGTATTGCGGCTGCGGGAGGACATAATCTTTTAATGATAGGTCCGCCAGGTGAAGGTAAGTCGTTGATTGCAGGGGCAATTCCCGGTATTTTGCCGCGGCTTTCGAATGCCGAAAAAGTAGACTTGACCAAAATCTATTCTGCATATGGTGCCTTGGAGCATGACGGCATGGCAGTCACGCGACGCCCTATGCGCAATATTCACCATACAGCCTCAAAGCAGTCGCTGATTGGAGGTGGAAGTGGACGACCTCGACCCGGCGAAATAACGCTCGCACACTTAGGAGTTTTATTTCTCGACGAGATTGCTGAATTTAGCAGAGCGACGCTTGAGGCTCTTCGTCAGCCGATTGAAAGCGGCCGAATAGTTGTGTCAAGAGTTGGTGGGTCATTTGAGTATCCCTGTCGCTTTACGCTTGTTGCGGCGATGAACCCATGTCCTTGCGGCTTTTATGGCACAGAAAGTTGCACTTGTCGGCCCCAGGACGTTGAAAAATACCACCATAAAATTAGCGGGCCGATCTTAGATCGCATTGATTTACAGGTAGAGTTAAACCGCTTATCTACGAGCGAACGTTTCGGAGAAACCAAGAATGACTTGTCACCCCGATTACGAGCCAAGATCGAAGCAGCGCGGGTACGACAACAAGATCGATTTAACGGACTGGATATTCCGTATAATGCGGCAATTCCGGCCGGGCAAATTCGCGAATTGTGTAATTTTTCTTTGCCAGCCTTCGATCACTATAAATCGCTAATCGGCAATCATTTGTTATCGACACGATCTATGGATCGATTAGCAAAAGTTGCGAGGACAGTAGCTGATTTGGACAACTCTGATCAGATTGTCGAGAAACATATCGACAAAGCTGGTAGCTTTGTGATTGGCGGAATGCTGCGCGAATCGTCCTAA
- a CDS encoding VOC family protein, which yields MKSNPIDWFEIYVQDLARAKQFYESLFQIKLQKLDSPIPGVELWAFPGEMNIYGACGALVKMEGFNATGNSSIVYFHCEDCAVEEGRVKAAGGKIQRPKYSIGQYGHISMIIDTEGTLIGLHSMK from the coding sequence ATGAAAAGCAATCCTATCGACTGGTTTGAAATTTACGTTCAAGATCTTGCCCGCGCCAAGCAATTTTACGAATCGCTTTTTCAAATCAAGTTGCAAAAGCTCGATTCGCCTATTCCTGGAGTCGAGCTGTGGGCATTTCCAGGCGAAATGAACATCTACGGCGCTTGCGGCGCACTGGTCAAAATGGAAGGATTCAACGCCACGGGCAACTCCAGCATTGTTTACTTTCATTGCGAAGATTGCGCCGTCGAGGAAGGCCGTGTGAAAGCCGCGGGCGGAAAAATCCAACGGCCCAAATACTCGATCGGACAATACGGCCACATCTCCATGATCATCGACACCGAAGGAACGCTGATCGGCCTGCACTCGATGAAATAA
- a CDS encoding PEP-CTERM sorting domain-containing protein, protein MSCRCSKVVFVVTFVLVGIVSRPSVQATPLIVGSAILSAPGPGPVGGVVVANSGPVPFTSATFQGTLTSEVIGSDPANPFGPGNLTFTYMLTNTGGPESIDRLTVPGWGIPGLLTDASYQAPVLPGNIIPTSFDRSIDPLGNVIGVFFTPPVTGLGAIPPGGTSALVVIQTNSTQFNPSVASMIDGSTAQATTFAPLLVFGSPEPSTLVLGLVGFAGLGAMVRNRMLRAKLFFGQQ, encoded by the coding sequence ATGTCGTGTCGTTGTTCCAAGGTAGTTTTTGTAGTTACGTTCGTGCTTGTAGGAATCGTGTCGCGGCCGTCGGTTCAGGCCACGCCGCTAATTGTGGGAAGTGCGATTCTTTCTGCCCCCGGCCCAGGCCCCGTGGGCGGTGTAGTTGTCGCCAATAGTGGACCTGTTCCATTTACCTCGGCCACCTTTCAAGGAACGCTGACCAGTGAGGTCATTGGCAGCGATCCGGCCAACCCGTTCGGGCCTGGTAATTTGACATTCACGTATATGCTTACCAACACGGGCGGCCCGGAATCGATCGATCGACTGACCGTTCCCGGCTGGGGCATTCCCGGCCTACTGACGGACGCTAGTTATCAAGCGCCGGTACTGCCTGGCAACATCATTCCCACGTCGTTTGATCGTAGTATCGATCCGCTTGGAAATGTGATCGGCGTTTTTTTTACGCCGCCGGTGACGGGCTTGGGCGCGATTCCCCCGGGCGGCACGAGCGCGCTGGTCGTAATTCAAACCAATTCGACGCAGTTCAATCCATCTGTCGCATCGATGATCGATGGTAGCACGGCGCAAGCTACGACGTTTGCGCCGCTTTTGGTCTTTGGCAGTCCCGAACCATCCACGTTGGTGTTGGGGCTCGTCGGTTTCGCCGGATTAGGCGCCATGGTTCGCAACCGGATGTTACGGGCTAAGTTATTTTTTGGACAGCAGTGA